A window from Citrus sinensis cultivar Valencia sweet orange chromosome 5, DVS_A1.0, whole genome shotgun sequence encodes these proteins:
- the LOC102624971 gene encoding probable protein phosphatase 2C 27 translates to MAAGMDFSPPFTVIDGYSKDNNGSAGENENANNVDNTKQMTSGKPPRHLSVMRQCGSTTRLLAATDLAMDVGVVNKTSSDEKSEFLPVLRSGSCAEIGPKQYMEDEHICIDNLTDHLGTTADFPVPGAFYGVFDGHGGTDAALYVRANILRFIVEDSHFPICVEKAIKSAFVRADYAFADNSSLDISSGTTALTALIFGRNLIIANAGDCRAVLGRRGRAIEMSKDHKPNCTSERLRIEKLGGVVYDGYLNGQLSVARALGDWHMKSPKGSACPLSAEPELQETLLTEDDEFLIMGCDGLWDVMSSQGAVTVARKELMLHNDPERCSRELVREALKRNTCDNLTVIVICFSPDPPPRIEMPPSRVRRSISAEGLNVLKGVLDGN, encoded by the exons ATGGCAGCGGGTATGGATTTTTCACCTCCATTTACAGTAATTGATGGTTACAGTAAGGATAATAATGGATCCGCTGGGGAAAATGAGAATGCAAATAATGTGGATAATACAAAACAGATGACAAGTGGAAAACCTCCTCGGCATCTTTCAGTTATGCGGCAATGTGGGAGCACCACTAGGCTGCTCGCGGCGACTGATTTG GCAATGGATGTTGGGGTTGTCAACAAGACATCTTCTGATGAAAAATCAGAGTTTTTACCTGTGTTACGATCAGGAAGCTGTGCTGAGATAGGACCTAAACAATATATGGAGGATGAACACATATGTATAGATAATCTTACTGACCATCTAGGTACCACTGCAGACTTCCCTGTGCCAGGAGCTTTCTATGGG GTGTTTGATGGCCATGGAGGTACGGATGCGGCATTGTATGTTAGAGCTAACATCCTTAGATTCATAGTTGAGGACTCTCATTTTCCCATTTGTGTGGAGAAGGCGATTAAGAGTGCTTTTGTGCGGGCTGATTATGCTTTTGCAGATAATAGTTCTCTTGATATTTCATCTGGCACCACTGCTCTAACTGCACTTATTTTTGGAAG GAACCTGATAATTGCAAATGCTGGGGACTGTAGAGCTGTGCTGGGGAGGCGAGGTAGAGCAATTGAGATGTCGAAAGATCACAAACCCAATTGCACATCTGAAAGACTAAGAATTGAGAAGCTTGGGGGAGTTGTTTATGACGGCTACCTTAATGGCCAATTATCTGTGGCACGAGCTCTTGGAGACTGGCACATGAAGAGTCCAAAGGGCTCTGCCTGTCCTCTGAGTGCAGAACCAGAGTTGCAGGAAACACTTTTGACTGAGGATGATGAGTTCTTGATAATGGGCTGCGATGGCTTGTGGGATGTCATGAGTAGCCAGGGTGCAGTGACTGTTGCAAGGAAAGAATTGATGCTCCATAATGATCCCGAAAGGTGTTCAAGAGAGCTCGTTAGAGAAGCACTCAAGCGCAATACTTGTGACAATTTAACTGTGATCGTGATTTGTTTCTCGCCAGACCCTCCCCCTCGGATAGAAATGCCACCGTCCCGTGTTCGTAGAAGCATTTCAGCAGAAGGGCTGAATGTACTCAAGGGTGTGCTTGATGGTAACTGA
- the LOC102625433 gene encoding glutamate receptor 3.3, whose protein sequence is MKTIWFLPLVFLYFGLFSFGYCKSVSARPAVVNVGALFTLDSTIGRVAKIAIEEAVKDVNSNSSILHGTKLNITMQSSNCSGFIGMVEALRFMETDIVAIIGPQCSTVAHIVSYVSNELQVPLLSFGVTDPTLSSLQYPFFVRTTQSDSYQMTAVAEMVSYYGWNAVSVIFVDNEYGRNGVSALNDKLAERRCRISYKSGIPPESGVNTGYVMDLLVKVALMESRVIVLHVSPSLGFQVFSVAKYLGMMGNGYVWIATDWLAYMLDSASLPSETLESMQGVLVLRQHIPESDRKKNFLSRWKNLTGGSLGMNSYGLYAYDSVWLLAHAIESFFNQGGKISFSNDSRLKTMEGGNLHLGAMSIFDDGMLLLGNILQSNLVGLTGPLKFNSDRSLIHAAYDIINVIGTGFRMIGYWSNYSGLSKEPPETLYAQPFNRSSTIQHLHSVIWPGETLSKPRGWVFPNNGKLLKIGVPNRASYREFVSKVRGSDMFQGFCIDVFTAAVNLLPYAVPYQFVAFGDGHKNPSYTQLVDSITTGVFDAVVGDITIVTNRTKIVDFSQPYAASGLVVVVPFRKLNTGAWAFLRPFSPLMWTVTACFFVVVGIVVWILEHRINDEFRGPPKRQVITILWFSLSTLFFAHKENTVSTLGRLVLIIWLFVVLIINSSYTASLTSILTVQQLYSPINGIESLRKSDDPIGYQEGSFAEYYLSQELNISKSRLVALRTPEDYAKALKDGPGKGGVAAVVDERPYVELFLSSQCSFRIVGQEFTKSGWGFAFPRDSPLAVDLSSAILELAENGDLQRIHDKWLMKSSCSLENAELESDRLHLSSFWGLFLICGVACFIALVVYFLQIMQQLCKSAPSDSISSEPGSTRSRRLQRFLSLMDGKEDITKNKSKRTKVEGPSFHGDGDEDFGRSSKRRATDLATGSNIN, encoded by the exons ATGAAGACTATTTGGTTTCTTCCATTAGTCTTTCTGTATTTtggattattttcatttgggTATTGCAAGAGTGTTTCTGCAAGACCAGCTGTTGTTAATGTCGGTGCTCTCTTTACACTTGACTCTACCATTGGTAGAGTTGCCAAGATTGCAATTGAAGAAGCTGTGAAAGACGTCAATTCAAATTCTAGCATTCTCCATGGAACCAAACTTAACATAACAATGCAAAGTTCCAATTGCAGCGGATTTATTGGCATGGTCGAAG CTTTGCGATTCATGGAGACTGATATTGTCGCCATTATAGGCCCACAGTGTTCAACAGTTGCCCATATTGTATCCTATGTTTCAAATGAACTCCAAGTTCCTCTACTGTCATTTGGGGTTACAGACCCcactctctcttctcttcagTACCCCTTTTTCGTTAGGACCACACAAAGTGATTCATACCAGATGACTGCAGTAGCTGAGATGGTTAGTTATTATGGATGGAACGCTGTAAGTGTCATCTTTGTTGATAATGAATATGGACGGAATGGTGTATCTGCATTAAATGATAAACTTGCAGAGAGGCGCTGTAGGATCTCCTACAAGAGCGGGATTCCCCCAGAATCTGGAGTGAATACGGGTTACGTTATGGATCTTCTTGTTAAGGTTGCCTTGATGGAATCTCGGGTTATCGTTCTTCATGTAAGTCCGAGTTTGGGTTTCCAGGTTTTCTCAGTGGCAAAGTATCTTGGGATGATGGGTAATGGGTATGTATGGATAGCTACAGATTGGCTGGCTTATATGTTAGATTCTGCTTCACTTCCTTCTGAAACCTTAGAGTCAATGCAAGGAGTTCTTGTTTTGCGTCAGCACATACCTGAATCagatagaaagaaaaattttctttctagatGGAAGAATCTAACTGGCGGTTCTTTGGGGATGAATTCTTATGGGCTATACGCTTATGATTCTGTTTGGCTGCTAGCTCATGCTATTGAGTCATTTTTTAACCAGGGTGGGAAGATATCATTTTCTAATGATTCTAGATTGAAAACAATGGAAGGTGGTAATCTCCACCTTGGTGCAATGAGCATTTTTGATGATGGAATGCTGTTGCTGGGCAACATACTGCAGAGTAATCTTGTTGGTTTGACAGGTCCTCTCAAGTTTAATTCAGATAGGTCACTTATTCATGCTgcatatgatattattaatgttattgGAACTGGGTTTCGAATGATTGGTTACTGGTCCAACTATTCTGGTTTGTCTAAGGAGCCTCCTGAGACACTTTATGCACAGCCATTCAATCGCTCAAGTACAATCCAGCACCTACACAGTGTTATCTGGCCTGGAGAGACCCTGTCAAAGCCCCGCGGATGGGTTTTCCCAAACAATGGGAAGCTGTTGAAAATTGGTGTACCCAATCGGGCCAGTTACAGGGAATTTGTATCGAAAGTGAGAGGTTCTGATATGTTTCAGGGTTTCTGCATAGATGTGTTTACTGCTGCAGTAAATTTGTTACCATATGCTGTCCCCTACCAATTTGTTGCCTTCGGAGATGGTCATAAAAACCCAAGCTACACACAACTAGTGGATTCAATCACCACGGGT GTCTTTGATGCTGTAGTTGGCGACATTACTATTGTCACAAATCGAACAAAGATTGTGGATTTTTCACAACCATATGCTGCCTCTGGACTAGTTGTTGTGGTCCCATTTAGGAAATTGAACACTGGAGCTTGGGCTTTTCTGCGGCCATTTAGCCCACTTATGTGGACAGTCACTGCTTGtttctttgttgttgttgggATTGTTGTGTGGATTCTGGAACACAGGATAAATGACGAATTTAGGGGACCACCTAAAAGACAAGTTATAACCATTCTTTG GTTTAGTTTGTCAACTCTGTTTTTTGCACATA AGGAGAACACTGTCAGCACCCTTGGCCGTCTGGTCCTAATCATATGGCTTTTTGTAGTTTTGATTATCAACTCGAGCTATACTGCAAGTTTGACTTCAATCCTCACAGTGCAGCAGCTATATTCTCCCATTAATGGAATTGAGAGTTTGAGAAAGAGTGATGACCCGATTGGTTACCAGGAGGGTTCATTTGCTGAGTATTATTTAAGTCAGGAACTCAACATATCCAAATCTAGGCTTGTTGCACTTCGCACACCTGAAGACTATGCTAAAGCACTCAAAGATGGTCCTGGTAAGGGAGGCGTTGCTGCTGTGGTTGACGAACGTCCGTATGTTGAACTTTTCCTCTCCAGCCAATGCTCATTCAGGATTGTAGGTCAAGAATTTACCAAAAGCGGCTGGGGTTTT GCATTTCCACGGGACTCTCCGCTGGCTGTTGATTTGTCGAGTGCAATTCTAGAACTAGCTGAGAATGGTGATCTGCAGCGGATCCATGACAAGTGGCTGATGAAAAGTAGTTGCAGTTTAGAAAATGCTGAGCTTGAATCAGACCGACTTCACCTTAGTAGCTTCTGGGGTCTCTTCTTGATATGTGGTGTAGCTTGCTTCATTGCCCTCGTGGTATACTTTTTGCAGATTATGCAGCAGTTATGCAAATCTGCCCCCTCTGATTCTATTTCATCAGAACCGGGCAGTACACGTTCTAGGCGTCTTCAGAGATTTTTGTCATTAATGGACGGGAAGGAAGACATAACAAAGAACAAGAGCAAGAGAACGAAAGTGGAAGGACCATCATTTCACGGCGACGGGGATGAGGATTTTGGAAGGAGTTCCAAGAGAAGAGCAACAGATTTGGCAACAGGGAGCAACATCAACTGA
- the LOC102625895 gene encoding glucan endo-1,3-beta-D-glucosidase-like: protein MVPPPPLQLCFTPQLPVLLLFLFLLLILSPSQNVAGVGINYGTLGNNLPSPKKVAQLLQSTIIDKVKIYDTNPEILEAFANTGIDLIVAVENYHVSNISTDTASADEWLSTRVLPFLPATSVVAIVVGNEYLTADGNQMMRMNPKALVQAMQNMHAALLARGLERKIKVTTPHSMAVLASSFPPSASTFAPDITPTMTSILAFLADTGAPFMVNAYPYFAYRDNPSSVNLEYALLGGSAGVGINASSSGSGGGLYAVHDPKGYVYTNMLDAQIDAVRTAINGLGFGNRSIKITVSESGWPSKGDSAATPENAKTYNTRLIERAQSNKGTPMRPKENIEVFVFALFNENKKEGGVSERNFGIFNGDGSKVYQVDLSCQFCSDDEMTFEKISSGVSRGPSVWCVAKPHADEKVLQSVLDFCCGPGGVDCREIDRSGGCFEPEKLHAHASYAMNAYYQMHGRNYWNCDFKGTGLVTFSDPSYGTCRYSQQ, encoded by the exons atggttcctcctcctcctctgCAGCTATGTTTTACCCCCCAGCTACCGGTACTGCtgctcttcctcttcctcctTCTAATACTAAGCCCATCTCAAAACGTCGCCGGAGTCGGTATAAACTACGGCACTCTCGGCAACAACCTGCCGTCTCCGAAAAAAGTAGCCCAACTCCTCCAATCAACAATCATCGACAAGGTTAAAATCTATGACACCAACCCTGAAATCCTGGAGGCTTTTGCCAACACGGGCATTGATCTAATCGTCGCCGTTGAAAACTACCACGTGTCCAACATCAGCACCGATACGGCCTCTGCGGACGAGTGGCTTTCCACTCGTGTGTTGCCCTTCCTTCCTGCCACTTCCGTTGTTGCCATTGTGGTGGGGAATGAGTACTTGACAGCGGATGGTAATCAAATGATGAGGATGAACCCTAAAGCCTTAGTCCAAGCCATGCAGAACATGCATGCCGCTTTACTTGCACGCGGGCTCGAACGTAAAATCAAAGTCACAACACCGCATAGTATGGCTGTTCTTGCTTCTTCATTTCCTCCCTCGGCTTCCACTTTTGCCCCCGACATTACCCCAACAATGACTTCGATATTAGCGTTTCTGGCTGATACTGGGGCGCCGTTTATGGTCAATGCTTATCCATATTTTGCTTACAGAGATAACCCTAGCTCTGTTAATTTAGAGTATGCTTTATTGGGGGGTAGTGCCGGCGTTGGCATtaatgcttcttcttctgGTTCTGGTGGGGGGTTATATGCAGTTCATGATCCTAAAGGGTACGTGTACACTAACATGCTGGATGCCCAAATTGATGCTGTTAGGACAGCCATTAATGGTCTAGGGTTTGGTAATAGGTCAATAAAGATCACAGTTTCTGAATCTGGGTGGCCGTCAAAGGGTGATTCAGCAGCAACCCCAGAGAATGCAAAGACTTACAACACCAGGTTGATCGAAAGAGCACAGTCTAACAAAGGGACACCCATGAGGCCAAAGGAGAATATAGAGGTGTTTGTGTTTGCTTTGTTTAATGAGAACAAGAAAGAAGGGGGTGTGAGTGAGAGgaattttgggatttttaaTGGTGATGGCTCTAAAGTTTATCAAGTGGATCTGAGCTGCCAATTTTGTAGTGATGATGAGATGACGTTTGAGAAGATCTCAAGTGGAGTTTCGAGAGGCCCTTCTGTTTGGTGTGTGGCCAAGCCACATGCTGACGAAAAGGTTCTTCAATCTGTGCTGGACTTCTGTTGTGGACCTGGTGGTGTTGATTGCAGGGAAATTGATAGAAGTGGTGGTTGTTTTGAGCCTGAGAAGCTTCATGCCCATGCTTCATATGCCATGAATGCTTATTATCAGATGCATGGGAGGAATTATTGGAACTGTGATTTCAAGGGCACTGGGCTTGTTACCTTCAGTGATCCAA GTTACGGGACATGCCGGTATTCTCAGCAGTGA